A genomic region of Pirellulales bacterium contains the following coding sequences:
- a CDS encoding glycoside hydrolase, whose amino-acid sequence MRLCLAVLFFGAGGLALAGELGTGTRLELVERRRLEAASGLTNAIYVSPTERHLLAAGGFSADNGQTWEKIDPFTRFDGKLPFGYRREIATRFYDPEENCVVAIINAMDTPGVDPAAIEPPVALNTYYLRYRVSTDGGRSYVCDEPIVTEGHTAQNPIDGVWVGKNALFMGDAGSQVLRTREGKLLVPAQACLLGADGELSSPGGGFTYTDAVTLIGEWSGNRRLKWRAAQRVEADPARSTRGMIEPTLAEMPDGRILMVLRGSNGGTKDPDYQLAGHRWQAVSEDGGEHWSTPEPWRYDDGEAFFSPSSMSQLLAHSSGRYFWIGNICPANPQGNSPRWPLVIGEVDSRSLRLVRSSVIEIDTRRDDDTDGVELSAHAAAFEDRATGDIVLAMQRYTGGYKSSQPFVYRIGLRGD is encoded by the coding sequence ATGCGACTTTGTTTGGCGGTTTTGTTTTTTGGCGCTGGTGGGTTAGCGCTTGCCGGCGAACTGGGCACTGGCACGCGGCTCGAGTTGGTGGAGCGGCGGCGACTGGAAGCAGCGTCTGGGCTGACGAACGCGATTTACGTTTCGCCGACAGAGCGCCACTTATTGGCGGCGGGGGGCTTTTCGGCCGACAACGGCCAAACCTGGGAGAAGATCGACCCATTCACCCGGTTCGACGGCAAGCTGCCGTTTGGATACCGCCGCGAGATCGCCACACGCTTTTACGACCCGGAGGAGAATTGCGTGGTGGCGATCATCAACGCCATGGACACGCCGGGCGTTGATCCCGCGGCCATCGAACCGCCCGTGGCGCTGAATACGTATTACCTGCGCTATCGCGTATCGACCGATGGCGGCCGCAGCTATGTCTGCGACGAACCGATTGTGACCGAAGGGCACACCGCGCAGAATCCGATCGACGGGGTCTGGGTCGGGAAGAACGCCCTCTTCATGGGGGACGCGGGTTCGCAGGTATTGCGCACGCGGGAGGGGAAGCTTCTCGTGCCCGCGCAAGCGTGCCTGCTGGGCGCCGATGGCGAGTTGTCGTCTCCGGGGGGAGGATTCACCTACACCGACGCGGTGACGCTGATCGGCGAGTGGTCCGGCAACCGGCGTTTGAAGTGGCGGGCGGCGCAGCGCGTCGAGGCCGACCCCGCGCGGAGCACGCGTGGGATGATCGAACCGACGCTGGCCGAGATGCCCGACGGACGTATTTTGATGGTGCTGCGAGGCAGCAATGGGGGGACAAAGGATCCGGATTACCAGTTGGCTGGACATCGCTGGCAGGCCGTCTCGGAGGATGGAGGAGAGCATTGGTCGACGCCCGAGCCGTGGCGCTACGATGATGGCGAAGCGTTCTTTTCGCCGAGCAGCATGTCGCAGTTGCTGGCGCATTCGAGCGGGCGCTATTTTTGGATTGGCAACATCTGTCCCGCCAACCCCCAAGGGAACAGCCCACGCTGGCCATTGGTCATCGGCGAGGTGGATTCGCGCTCGTTGCGGCTCGTGCGGTCGAGCGTGATCGAGATCGACACCCGCCGGGACGACGACACCGATGGGGTGGAGCTGTCGGCGCACGCGGCGGCGTTTGAGGACCGCGCGACGGGGGACATTGTGCTGGCGATGCAGCGTTACACGGGGGGCTACAAGAGCAGCCAGCCGTTCGTCTATCGCATCGGGCTACGCGGCGACTGA
- a CDS encoding DUF1501 domain-containing protein: MDPRRENALAETRRYFFGRMAAGLGAAALGSVVNPQLFAGDASPPDPLASLGALPQLHKAPKAKRVIWLFMADAPSQLDLFDYKPKLGEFFDKDLPDSVRMGQRITTMTSGQKRLPVAPSLFQFSQHGKSGAWLSELLPNHREIVDDITIVKSMHTEAINHDPAITYIQTGSQLPGRPSAGAWVSYGIGSPSQDLPAFVVLHSKWSAKAGTQALFSRLWGSGFLPTKHQGVALRSSGDPVLYLSNPPGVTPDRRRQMLDGLATLNEKHQAVYGDPEIATRIAQYEMAFKMQTSVPELADISGEPQSVLDLYGPEATQPGTFAYNCLLARRLAERGVRFTQVFIRGWDHHNNLPENIRLMSKDIDRGCMALIKDLKQRGMLDETLVIWGGEFGRTIYSQGTLTKDNYGRDHHPRNFTMWLAGGGVKGGLVYGETDDFSYNITDKPVHIHDLNATIMHLLGIDHERLTYRFQGRDFRLTDVHGQVVHDILA; the protein is encoded by the coding sequence ATGGATCCGCGCCGAGAGAATGCACTGGCGGAAACGCGGCGCTACTTTTTTGGCCGCATGGCCGCTGGCCTGGGCGCCGCCGCGCTGGGGAGCGTGGTCAATCCGCAACTCTTTGCGGGGGACGCCTCGCCCCCCGATCCGTTGGCCTCGCTGGGCGCGCTGCCGCAATTGCACAAGGCGCCCAAGGCGAAGCGCGTGATCTGGCTGTTCATGGCCGACGCCCCCTCGCAGCTTGATCTGTTCGATTACAAACCGAAGTTGGGAGAGTTCTTCGACAAGGACCTGCCCGACTCGGTGCGGATGGGGCAGCGGATCACCACGATGACCTCCGGGCAGAAGCGGCTGCCGGTGGCGCCGTCGCTATTTCAGTTTAGCCAGCACGGCAAGTCGGGGGCGTGGCTGAGCGAGTTGCTGCCGAATCATCGCGAGATCGTCGACGACATCACCATCGTCAAGTCGATGCACACCGAGGCGATCAATCACGACCCGGCGATCACCTACATTCAAACGGGGAGCCAGTTGCCGGGGCGGCCCAGCGCGGGGGCCTGGGTGTCGTATGGCATTGGCAGCCCCAGCCAGGACTTGCCGGCGTTTGTGGTGCTGCATTCCAAATGGTCGGCTAAGGCGGGGACGCAGGCGTTGTTTTCGCGGCTGTGGGGCTCTGGCTTTTTGCCCACCAAGCACCAAGGGGTGGCGCTGCGCTCCAGCGGCGACCCGGTGTTGTATTTGTCGAATCCGCCCGGTGTGACTCCCGACCGGCGACGGCAAATGTTGGATGGGCTGGCCACGCTCAACGAAAAACATCAGGCCGTGTATGGCGATCCGGAGATCGCCACGCGCATCGCGCAGTACGAAATGGCCTTCAAGATGCAGACCTCGGTGCCCGAGTTGGCCGACATCTCGGGCGAGCCGCAGAGCGTGCTCGATCTGTACGGGCCAGAGGCGACGCAGCCGGGGACGTTTGCCTACAACTGCCTGCTGGCGCGGCGGTTGGCGGAGCGTGGGGTGCGGTTCACGCAGGTGTTTATTCGCGGCTGGGACCATCACAACAACCTGCCCGAGAACATCCGGCTGATGTCGAAAGACATTGATCGCGGCTGCATGGCGCTCATCAAAGATTTGAAGCAGCGGGGGATGCTCGACGAGACGCTGGTGATCTGGGGAGGGGAGTTCGGGCGGACGATCTACAGCCAAGGGACGTTGACCAAGGACAACTACGGTCGCGATCATCACCCGCGCAACTTCACCATGTGGCTGGCGGGGGGAGGCGTGAAAGGGGGGCTGGTGTACGGCGAGACCGACGACTTCAGCTACAACATCACCGACAAGCCGGTGCATATTCACGATCTGAACGCCACGATCATGCACCTGTTGGGGATCGACCACGAGCGGCTGACGTACCGCTTTCAGGGGCGCGACTTCCGGTTGACCGACGTGCATGGGCAGGTGGTGCATGACATTCTGGCGTAG
- a CDS encoding PSD1 and planctomycete cytochrome C domain-containing protein — MLRPAVWIGRFSAFGWLVGLVAWTGAAEPLDFNRDIRPILSNACFKCHGFDAPQRQAELRLDTLAGATAELPSGMRAIVPGKSGESELVSRVRSTDASVKMPPPDSGKTLTAEQVELLARWVDEGAPYAEHWSLTKIERPAQPAVQKPEWVANPIDAFILARLEKEGLAPSPAADKVTLLRRVTLDLTGLPPTLAEVDAFLADDSPEAYAKLVDRLLASPRYGEHMARYWLDEARYGDTHGLHLDNERSMWLYRDWVINAFNSNLPFDQFTVEQLAGDLLPNATQEQRIASGFNRCNVSTGEGGSIDDEVLVRYAVDRTEAMSTVWLGMTLGCAVCHDHKFDPVTQKEFYQLYAFFNSAADAAMDGNQLLPPPMIKAPTPEQVEQQRSLDAELAQANEQMQGALAKIEYHEPAGASLVVNQPHEFVWIEDALPAGGKPSATDAGWQFVSQLDRPVYSGERATIRQAKGLSQHYFLEANPGLKIGEGDRLFAYVYLDPSDPPKSIMLQFNDGQWDHRAFWGEDVIPFGESGTPNKLPMGGLPVRGQWVRLEVEAAKVGLKPGSVLNGWAFTQHDGTVLWDRAGIVTRTPQAGQYFDSLAAWEAAERAQGTSTLPKEVREAVMVESGKRTPEQTALVRAHFFEHFHAGTREQLAPLRQKIDDVNKRVAELDAAVPRTMVMANLEKSREAFVLIRGAYDKKSDKVEPGTPAILPPMPADAPRNRLGLARWLVDPAHPLPARVTVNRYWQQYFGVGIVKTAEDFGSQAEWPSHLDLLDWLAAEFIESGWNVKHLQKLIVTSSAYRQSSKTTAELVARDPENRLVARGPRYRVDAEVVRDIALATSGLLVEKVGGKSVKPYQPEGLWETVGFIGSNTRDFKRDSGEALYRRSMYTFWKRTCPPPSLTAFDAPSRETCTVRRARTNTPLQALALMNDVQFVETSRALATRMMKEGGAAPAERAAFGWRLATARVPESDELAVLVGMYEKQLGEFRADAEAAKQLLAVGESKRDEALDPAEHAAWTMVANLILNLDETITKE, encoded by the coding sequence ATGTTGCGCCCCGCCGTTTGGATTGGACGATTCTCTGCGTTTGGCTGGCTGGTTGGCCTGGTGGCCTGGACCGGCGCCGCGGAACCGCTCGATTTCAATCGCGATATTCGGCCCATCTTGTCGAACGCGTGCTTCAAGTGTCACGGCTTCGACGCTCCGCAGCGGCAGGCCGAGTTACGGCTCGACACGCTGGCCGGGGCGACCGCCGAGTTGCCGTCTGGGATGCGGGCGATCGTGCCGGGCAAGAGCGGCGAAAGCGAACTGGTGTCGCGCGTCCGCTCGACGGACGCGAGTGTGAAGATGCCTCCGCCCGACAGCGGCAAAACGCTGACGGCCGAGCAGGTGGAACTGCTGGCGCGGTGGGTCGACGAAGGGGCGCCATACGCGGAGCATTGGTCGCTGACCAAGATCGAGCGTCCGGCGCAGCCAGCGGTGCAGAAGCCGGAATGGGTCGCCAACCCAATCGACGCGTTCATTTTGGCGCGGTTGGAGAAGGAAGGTCTGGCGCCATCGCCCGCGGCCGACAAGGTGACGTTGCTGCGGCGGGTGACGCTCGACCTGACGGGCCTGCCGCCGACACTGGCGGAGGTCGACGCGTTTTTGGCGGACGACTCGCCGGAGGCGTACGCCAAGCTGGTCGATCGACTGCTGGCCTCGCCGCGCTACGGCGAGCATATGGCGCGGTATTGGCTGGATGAGGCGCGCTACGGCGACACGCATGGGTTGCACCTGGACAACGAGCGCTCGATGTGGCTGTATCGCGATTGGGTGATCAACGCTTTCAACAGCAACCTGCCGTTCGATCAATTCACGGTGGAGCAGTTGGCGGGCGATCTATTGCCTAACGCCACGCAGGAGCAGCGGATCGCCAGCGGCTTCAATCGCTGCAACGTGTCGACGGGGGAAGGAGGCTCGATCGACGACGAAGTGTTGGTGCGCTACGCGGTGGATCGGACCGAAGCGATGTCGACAGTGTGGTTGGGGATGACGCTGGGCTGCGCGGTGTGCCACGACCACAAGTTTGATCCGGTGACGCAGAAGGAGTTTTATCAGCTTTACGCGTTCTTCAACTCGGCGGCCGACGCGGCGATGGACGGCAATCAATTGCTGCCGCCGCCGATGATCAAGGCCCCCACGCCGGAGCAGGTGGAGCAGCAGCGCTCGCTCGACGCGGAACTGGCGCAGGCGAACGAGCAAATGCAGGGGGCGCTGGCGAAGATTGAATACCACGAGCCGGCCGGCGCCAGCCTGGTGGTGAATCAGCCTCACGAGTTTGTGTGGATTGAGGACGCGCTGCCGGCCGGGGGCAAGCCATCGGCCACTGATGCGGGTTGGCAATTTGTGTCGCAGCTTGATCGACCGGTGTATAGCGGCGAGCGCGCGACGATCCGGCAGGCCAAGGGTTTGAGCCAGCACTACTTTTTGGAGGCGAACCCGGGCCTCAAGATCGGCGAGGGGGATCGACTGTTTGCTTATGTCTATTTGGACCCCAGCGATCCGCCCAAGTCGATCATGTTGCAGTTCAACGATGGCCAGTGGGACCATCGCGCGTTTTGGGGAGAAGACGTCATCCCGTTTGGCGAGTCGGGCACGCCGAACAAATTGCCGATGGGTGGCCTGCCGGTGCGCGGGCAGTGGGTGCGTCTGGAGGTGGAGGCGGCCAAGGTGGGACTCAAGCCGGGGAGCGTGCTCAACGGCTGGGCCTTTACGCAGCACGATGGCACCGTGCTGTGGGACCGCGCGGGGATCGTGACGCGCACGCCGCAGGCGGGGCAGTATTTTGATTCGCTGGCGGCCTGGGAGGCGGCCGAACGGGCACAAGGGACCAGCACACTGCCCAAGGAAGTGCGCGAGGCGGTAATGGTCGAGTCTGGCAAACGAACGCCGGAGCAGACCGCGCTGGTGCGAGCGCACTTTTTTGAGCACTTTCATGCCGGCACGCGCGAGCAGCTTGCGCCGCTGCGACAAAAGATCGACGACGTGAACAAGCGCGTGGCGGAACTGGACGCGGCCGTGCCACGGACGATGGTGATGGCCAACCTGGAGAAGTCGCGCGAGGCGTTTGTGTTGATACGGGGCGCGTACGACAAGAAGTCGGACAAGGTCGAGCCAGGGACGCCGGCGATCTTGCCGCCGATGCCGGCCGACGCGCCGCGCAACCGGTTGGGGCTGGCGCGGTGGCTCGTCGATCCGGCGCATCCGCTGCCGGCGCGCGTGACGGTGAATCGGTACTGGCAACAATATTTTGGGGTGGGCATTGTAAAGACCGCCGAGGATTTTGGCTCGCAGGCCGAATGGCCCTCGCATCTCGATCTGCTGGACTGGCTGGCGGCGGAGTTCATCGAGAGTGGTTGGAATGTCAAACATTTGCAAAAGCTGATCGTCACCTCCAGCGCCTATCGGCAATCGTCGAAGACGACGGCGGAGTTGGTGGCGCGCGATCCGGAGAATCGGCTCGTCGCGCGGGGACCACGCTATCGGGTTGACGCGGAGGTGGTGCGCGACATCGCCTTGGCGACGAGTGGCCTGTTGGTGGAGAAAGTGGGGGGCAAGAGCGTCAAGCCGTATCAGCCCGAGGGATTGTGGGAGACGGTCGGCTTCATCGGCAGCAACACGCGCGATTTCAAGCGGGATAGTGGCGAGGCGCTGTACCGGCGCAGCATGTACACATTTTGGAAGCGGACCTGTCCGCCGCCCTCGCTGACGGCGTTCGACGCGCCGTCGCGGGAGACGTGCACGGTGCGGCGGGCGCGGACCAACACGCCGCTCCAGGCGCTGGCGCTCATGAACGACGTGCAATTTGTGGAGACATCGCGGGCGCTGGCCACGCGGATGATGAAAGAAGGGGGCGCCGCGCCGGCGGAACGGGCGGCTTTTGGCTGGCGGCTGGCGACCGCGCGTGTGCCGGAGAGCGACGAATTGGCGGTGCTGGTCGGCATGTATGAAAAGCAGTTGGGCGAGTTTCGCGCCGACGCCGAGGCCGCCAAGCAATTGCTGGCGGTGGGCGAATCGAAGCGCGACGAGGCGCTCGACCCGGCCGAGCACGCCGCCTGGACGATGGTGGCCAACCTGATCTTGAACCTCGACGAAACGATCACCAAGGAATAG